In the Diceros bicornis minor isolate mBicDic1 chromosome 22, mDicBic1.mat.cur, whole genome shotgun sequence genome, one interval contains:
- the ECM2 gene encoding extracellular matrix protein 2, giving the protein MKFAGLFCFLLLIIFQINFAQNEETPRKQRRKMYYRRLRKSSSPTHRSSRHLGIQQTRVVPPAAILPLVNLDYSTEEKFESFLSFLGAESSYNVLPGKKGHCLVNGMTMYNQAVWSPEPCTTCLCANGRVLCDETTCHPQTCPQTVTPEGECCPVCSHAVASYSLLSGIALNDRTEFSGDSSEQREPTNLLHEQLPPLRVEMGQALRKEELQFEEDAEETKDDEDREQKKMSPGPGDRGRLPNEGHSRDGGAPRPGEEGRWAHPHGHPAREEEEENEDEEEQEQEEEEDDDTVRGDMFRTPSRRPVPAPPRGRPPLPSRCSLSYRTISCISATLTQIPPLTAPEITSLELIGNSITSIPDEAFNGLPNLERLDLSKNNITSSGIGPKAFKLLNKLMRLNMDGNNLVEIPSELPSTLEELKINENNLQAIDEESLSDLYQLVTLELEGNNLSETNVNPLAFKPLKSLSYLRLGRNKFRIIPQGLPASIEELYLENNQIEEITEICFNHTRKINVIVLRYNKIEENRIAPLAWINQENLESIDLSYNMLYHVPSYLPKSLLHLVLIGNQIERIPGYVFGHMVPGLEYLYLSFNKLTDDGVDRVSFYGAYHSLRELFLDHNDLKSIPPGVQEMKALHFLRLNNNKIRTVLPEQICNAEEDDDSTLEHLHLENNYIKTREISSYAFSCIRSYSSIILKPQNIK; this is encoded by the exons ATGAAGTTtgcaggtttgttttgttttcttctgcttatCATTTTTCAAATCAACTTTGCACAAAATGAAGAAACTCCTAGGAAGCAGAGGAGGAAGATGTATTATAGAAGATTGAGGAAAAGTTCCTCACCCACCCACAGATCCAGTAGACATCTTGGAATTCAGCAAACAAGGGTGGTTCCACCAGCAGCAATACTCCCCTTGGTTAACTTGGATTACAGCACAGAGGAAAAGTTTGAATCCTTTTTAAGTTTTCTTGGAGCAGAATCAAGCTATAATGTGTTACCAG GAAAGAAGGGACACTGTTTGGTAAATGGGATGACCATGTACAACCAAGCTGTATGGTCTCCTGAGCCCTGCACCACCTGCCTCTGCGCGAATGGGAGAGTGCTTTGTGATGAAACCACATGCCACCCTCAGACTTGCCCCCAAACCGTGACACCTGAAGGAGAATGCTGCCCAGTCTGCTCTCATGCCG TAGCCTCCTATTCGCTGCTCAGTGGCATAGCATTAAATGATAGAACTGAATTTTCTGGTGATTCTTCAGAACAAAGAGAACCTACCAATTTACTTCATGAGCAACTGCCACCTCTTCGGGTGGAAATGGGCCAAGCATTGAGAAAAGAGGAACTTCAATTTGAGGAGGATGCAGAAGAAACTAAAGACGATGAAGATAGGGAGCAAAAGAAAATGAGCCCTGGACCTGGAGATCGGGGGAGACTTCCCAACGAGGGGCACAGCAGAGATGGGGGAGCACCGAGacctggagaggaggggagatgggCCCATCCACATGGACACCCagcgagggaggaggaagaggagaacgaggatgaggaggagcaggagcaggaggaggaggaggacgatgACACTGTCAGGGGAGACATGTTCAGGACGCCCTCTCGACGCCCagtccctgctcctcccagggGCAGGCCACCTCTGCCAAGCAGGTGCTCTCTGTCCTACAGGACCATCAGCTGCATCAGCGCCACCCTCACACAGATACCGCCGCTGACAGCGCCAGAGATAACAAGCCTGGAGCTCATTG GAAATTCTATCACCTCCATTCCGGATGAAGCATTCAATGGATTACCGAATTTGGAAAGGCTTGATCTGAGCAAAAATAATATCACCTCTTCAGGCATAGGCCCAAAAGCATTCAAG CTTCTGAACAAGTTAATGCGCCTGAATATGGATGGAAACAATCTGGTCGAGATTCCTTCAGAACTACCATCCACATTAGAAGAACTTAAAATCAACGAGAACAATCTTCAGGCCATCGATGAAGAGAGTTTATCAG actTATATCAATTGGTCACCTTAGAACTGGAAGGAAACAATCTCAGTGAAACCAATGTCAATCCTTTAGCTTTCAAACCTTTGAAGAGCCTATCTTACCTGCGTCTGggaagaaataaatttagaattATACCACAGGGTCTTCCTGCTTCTATTGAG GAATTATACCTAGAAAATAACCAAATTGAAGAAATAACTGAAATTTGTTTTAATCATACCAGAAAGATCAATGTCATTGTACTACGTTATaataaaattgaagaaaacagGATTGCTCCCTTAGCCTGGATAAATCAAGA AAACCTAGAATCAATCGACCTCTCCTACAACATGCTCTACCACGTGCCCTCCTATCTCCCCAAGTCCCTGCTGCACCTTGTGCTCATCGGGAACCAGATCGAGCGCATCCCTGGCTACGTGTTTGGCCACATGGTGCCAGGCCTGGAATACCTGTACCTGTCATTTAACAAACTCACGGATGACGGTGTGGACCGAGTCTCCTTCTATGGAGCATACCATTCTCTGCGAGAACTGTTTCTGGATCACAATGACTTAAAATCTATACCACCTGGGGTACAAGAAATGAAAGCACTACATTTTCTGAGGCTGAACAACAACAAGATACG GACTGTTCTTCCAGAACAAATTTGCAATGCTGAAGAAGATGATGATTCAACCCTGGAGCATCTTCATCTTGAAAACAATTatattaaaacaagagaaatatcATCCTATGCGTTTTCATGCATAAGATCATATTCAAGTATCATTCTTAAACCACAAAACATTAAGTAA